Proteins found in one Candidatus Binatia bacterium genomic segment:
- a CDS encoding right-handed parallel beta-helix repeat-containing protein: MIQGIKPWARPATVALIVSFTAALISVASSASALEFYVDGGTGDDARSALEAQTQTTPWATISHALSTVDTTGGRHTIRVQSGTYSENPASAFANVELRALGGPVTITAGGGSPGIDISHADILIEGITIEGGTHGIRAATADGLVIRGSTSVGATSNGFHIETTAGVTIENSRAISAGGRGILLKKSSLAYVRNNLAYENGEWGIDIENTDTPLPPTSTGNVIAFNTVAYNGLASGGGVRLRNATAYVYDSIITHNLGIGLFFDTAGANVQNILLFGNTTRLSPSSYALGGGMLAISPMYVDPNGSDGTRGGIANYADDVFALDPSSPAVDAGSGLVAERDIDGSTRQDLAPDSGTADMGFHEGASAGAGPPAVPTGPATYYVNGATGSDANDRIAAQDPNTPWATISHALASGLLDDETIVVAAGTYAESIATTVDDTTILTTAGAILEIPFDDIGITISHSGTTIDGFTIDGATNGAKHGIEITGASDTTIQDVLIDTPTEVGVKASTSGTLLLQDVTVTAPGTRGVELTTCAAATIRGLVVTGGQH, encoded by the coding sequence ATGATTCAGGGCATAAAGCCTTGGGCGCGGCCGGCAACGGTCGCGCTCATCGTCTCCTTCACCGCCGCCCTGATCTCGGTGGCGAGTAGCGCATCCGCGTTGGAGTTCTACGTGGATGGCGGCACGGGAGACGACGCGCGGTCAGCTCTAGAGGCGCAAACACAAACGACTCCGTGGGCAACGATCTCCCACGCCCTGAGCACCGTGGACACCACGGGAGGCCGGCACACGATCCGCGTTCAGTCGGGCACGTACAGCGAGAACCCGGCTTCCGCATTTGCGAACGTCGAGCTCCGGGCACTGGGCGGGCCCGTGACGATCACCGCCGGCGGCGGCAGCCCCGGTATCGACATCTCGCACGCCGACATCCTCATCGAAGGCATCACGATCGAGGGTGGCACGCACGGCATCCGTGCTGCGACGGCCGACGGCCTGGTCATTCGCGGCTCCACGAGTGTCGGCGCAACGTCGAACGGGTTCCACATCGAGACCACCGCCGGAGTCACGATCGAGAACTCCCGCGCCATCTCGGCCGGCGGCCGCGGCATCCTGCTCAAAAAGTCCAGCCTCGCCTACGTTCGGAACAACCTCGCGTACGAGAACGGCGAGTGGGGCATCGACATCGAGAACACCGACACTCCCCTGCCCCCCACGTCGACCGGAAACGTGATCGCGTTCAACACGGTGGCGTACAACGGACTAGCAAGCGGTGGGGGCGTGCGGCTCCGCAACGCGACCGCCTACGTCTACGACAGCATCATCACCCACAACCTCGGCATCGGCCTTTTCTTCGACACGGCCGGCGCGAACGTTCAGAACATCCTGCTGTTCGGCAACACGACGCGGCTCTCGCCGTCGTCCTACGCGCTCGGTGGGGGCATGCTCGCGATCTCACCAATGTACGTCGACCCGAACGGATCCGACGGCACCCGCGGAGGGATCGCGAACTACGCCGACGACGTCTTTGCCCTCGACCCGTCGAGCCCAGCTGTCGATGCGGGCTCCGGCCTCGTGGCCGAACGCGACATCGACGGCTCGACGCGTCAGGACCTGGCGCCCGACTCAGGCACCGCGGACATGGGCTTCCACGAAGGAGCCAGCGCCGGCGCCGGCCCGCCCGCGGTCCCCACCGGCCCGGCTACGTACTACGTAAACGGCGCAACGGGCAGCGACGCGAATGACCGCATCGCTGCGCAGGATCCCAATACGCCGTGGGCGACCATCAGCCACGCCCTGGCGTCCGGTCTCCTAGACGACGAGACCATCGTCGTCGCAGCCGGCACGTATGCGGAGTCCATCGCGACCACCGTCGACGACACGACGATCCTCACCACCGCGGGCGCCATCCTCGAAATCCCCTTCGACGACATCGGCATCACCATCTCCCACAGCGGCACGACGATCGACGGATTCACCATCGATGGCGCCACCAACGGCGCCAAACACGGAATCGAGATCACGGGCGCGAGCGACACCACGATCCAGGACGTCCTCATCGACACGCCGACCGAGGTCGGCGTGAAGGCCTCCACCTCGGGCACCCTTCTCCTCCAGGACGTGACGGTCACCGCCCCGGGTACCCGGGGCGTCGAACTCACGACCTGCGCCGCCGCGACGATACGCGGCCTGGTCGTCACCGGAGGCCAGCACG